A region of Streptomyces sp. R44 DNA encodes the following proteins:
- a CDS encoding MFS transporter has protein sequence MTGQPVRGGAVKASPVARTETRLLVPALIFIALVVAAVASLGTPLITSVATSFHVSLGSAQWTLTVALLSGAVATPVLGRLGAGRYRRVTILVTLAVVVAGSALTVLPLPFAWLLAGRAAQGVGLGLTALMMGVARDHLPEERSAAVIALISVVSIIGAGVGYPLAALLAELGGVRAAYGLGLVVTAAALLTAWRSIPEAPEGRSARVDVAGAVVLAAALLLVLFLAGERKLWSRHLAVAAGLAVVAVVLLCVWAVIELRSATPLVDVRAVRHPAVAGANLAMFVGGIGMYLLLTLVTRFAQTPHDAGYGFGLTTFVAGLVLIPFSVLGFVAGKLTPRVRTRIADPLLLAGSAVVVGGGFALFAAARSDLAELFAVMGVLGFGVGGFSAAMPGVILAVTPTSETSSAMSFNYVVRSVGYSLGSAIGGLILAAGTGPGHLFPDDSAYTTAALVGIGAMAIATLTSLALARRRSSETNP, from the coding sequence GTGACCGGGCAGCCGGTCCGCGGGGGCGCGGTGAAGGCATCACCGGTGGCGCGTACCGAGACGCGGCTGCTGGTCCCCGCCCTGATTTTCATCGCTCTGGTCGTGGCGGCGGTCGCCAGCCTCGGGACGCCGCTCATCACCAGCGTGGCGACCTCGTTCCACGTCTCGCTCGGCAGCGCGCAGTGGACGCTGACCGTCGCGCTGCTCAGCGGCGCCGTCGCCACGCCGGTCCTGGGCCGGCTCGGTGCCGGCCGGTACCGGCGGGTCACGATCCTCGTCACGCTGGCGGTCGTCGTCGCCGGCAGCGCGCTCACCGTGCTGCCGCTGCCGTTCGCGTGGCTGCTGGCCGGCAGGGCGGCCCAGGGCGTCGGGCTCGGGCTGACGGCGCTGATGATGGGCGTGGCCCGGGACCACCTCCCGGAGGAGCGCAGCGCGGCCGTGATCGCCCTGATCTCGGTGGTCTCGATCATCGGGGCCGGCGTCGGCTACCCGCTGGCCGCACTGCTCGCCGAGCTCGGCGGGGTACGGGCCGCCTACGGCCTCGGCCTGGTCGTCACCGCCGCCGCCCTCCTGACCGCGTGGCGCTCCATACCCGAAGCCCCCGAAGGCCGCTCCGCCCGTGTGGACGTGGCAGGCGCGGTCGTCCTGGCAGCCGCGCTGCTCCTGGTGCTGTTCCTCGCCGGCGAACGGAAGCTGTGGAGCCGGCACCTCGCCGTGGCGGCGGGCCTCGCCGTCGTCGCGGTGGTGCTGTTGTGCGTCTGGGCCGTCATCGAGCTGCGCAGCGCGACGCCCCTGGTCGATGTGCGGGCGGTGCGGCACCCGGCGGTCGCCGGGGCGAACCTCGCCATGTTCGTCGGCGGGATCGGCATGTACCTCCTGCTCACGCTCGTCACCCGGTTCGCGCAGACGCCGCACGATGCCGGCTACGGCTTCGGGCTGACGACCTTCGTCGCCGGGCTGGTCCTCATCCCGTTCTCGGTGCTGGGGTTCGTCGCCGGCAAGCTCACGCCGCGGGTCCGGACGCGGATCGCCGACCCCCTGCTCCTGGCCGGCAGCGCCGTCGTGGTCGGCGGCGGGTTCGCCCTGTTCGCGGCGGCCCGGTCGGACCTGGCCGAACTGTTCGCGGTGATGGGCGTGCTCGGCTTCGGCGTCGGCGGCTTCTCGGCCGCGATGCCCGGCGTCATCCTGGCCGTCACGCCCACGAGCGAGACGTCGAGCGCCATGAGCTTCAACTACGTCGTCCGAAGCGTCGGGTACTCCCTGGGCAGCGCCATCGGCGGCCTGATCCTCGCCGCGGGCACCGGCCCCGGCCACCTCTTCCCCGACGACAGCGCCTACACCACCGCGGCGCTGGTCGGCATCGGCGCCATGGCGATCGCTACGCTGACAAGCCTCGCTCTCGCCCGCCGACGCTCGTCCGAGACCAACCCGTAA
- a CDS encoding DUF1330 domain-containing protein: protein MPKGYWVSVYRTIADPEKLAAYNTLARVAVEAGGGRTIVRGGRVEAHDAGIAERTVLVEFDSFEQAVAVRESAAYQEALAALSDGVERDFRIVEGTD from the coding sequence ATGCCCAAGGGCTACTGGGTCAGCGTCTACCGCACCATTGCAGACCCTGAGAAGCTGGCTGCCTACAACACCCTGGCCCGCGTGGCCGTCGAGGCCGGCGGCGGTCGGACCATCGTCCGTGGCGGCCGGGTCGAGGCGCATGACGCCGGAATCGCCGAGCGCACCGTCCTGGTCGAGTTCGACAGCTTCGAGCAGGCCGTCGCGGTGCGCGAGAGTGCGGCCTACCAGGAGGCGCTGGCCGCCCTCTCCGACGGCGTCGAGCGCGACTTCCGCATCGTCGAAGGCACCGACTGA